A window of Solanum stenotomum isolate F172 chromosome 3, ASM1918654v1, whole genome shotgun sequence contains these coding sequences:
- the LOC125858063 gene encoding uncharacterized protein LOC125858063: protein MAEMVVGIPAHLERIERDARFLRRNSTGSLGFQIAKSKVLSRYLSDPKGSCHDACKGAERDDQTTIARTSLLSRTVAASEKIPELATTVQVQIRKKPLRSSKLPVNFKRRTTGKSQRQEIPAYTKRLAVSVKQRNGLKMKSVQENANSMSGIFKLRIRGYSDTIIPGGSSIAQDSPLDGATGTPNKGSRMDKNTGSSKLGNKKAVRKPVNLEKIEHELSYLRRNSTGNLGIEMGDSKVLPRHVSVPTGSSDANKDGVELNCKTKARTHMSKTSVTSSGENSKLATTVKWQIRKKPLHSTKLPANFRRQKTSHGKEMQACTKRLAVSARHRSDLKLKPLGENDYSVSRSNKLSRRRYSDSLMTGVSLTLKGSILDDATTKTNTGSRMDKDTASYELSKKTDVGMPVNLDKIESGVGYLRRNSTGSSGIEIGESKVLSCSPSVPTGSRQEVRKYTVASDLKKKVRTLQRTRPVAASGEIPEMARTMKLQIGKKPLSSTKLPNFKSQTTFRTQGKKIPASTKIAVEKGSSGLSKKKDAITISHSTRISVKRVSGKKLNNNSPGMVSQRNKQISLPGKTGKVIRKDDPDKVSHMNNLTSLARTKKVQPNHQSFPNKASQLRKSASLKRGKMELGSNRSVPKGTLSIRESKTKIQTIQISLENRKRVSPLDRHGPIRGKKPSPHLSPSSSLHSDGSSSRKHGNRKASLSSTSACESVNGDAIFSSSKKSGTTCPNQDIKAGRAAICSPKNLMFRRGKIIDYQSEKLSPRRLKFRPPKILENNGNGSDLVRGRSSRRFIAYGKSNAAKDETMRVNLRHQSRRDKKEAPILFNNVIEETATKLEETRRSKVQALVGAFETVISLQDPTSTPPIISR from the coding sequence ATGGCTGAGATGGTTGTTGGCATACCTGCACATCTGGAGAGAATTGAGCGTGATGCTCGCTTTTTGAGAAGGAACTCAACTGGCAGCCTTGGCTTTCAAATTGCTAAATCCAAGGTCTTGTCACGTTACCTGAGCGATCCAAAAGGTTCTTGCCATGACGCTTGCAAAGGTGCTGAACGTGATGATCAAACAACAATAGCAAGGACTTCCCTGTTGAGTAGAACAGTAGCAGCATCAGAAAAAATACCAGAACTGGCTACAACTGTACAGGTGCAGATACGGAAGAAACCACTACGCTCGAGTAAGCTACCTGTGAATTTCAAGAGGCGTACAACTGGTAAATCCCAGAGACAGGAGATCCCAGCATACACCAAAAGATTAGCTGTTTCTGTAAAACAACGGAACGGTTTGAAGATGAAGTCGGTGCAAGAAAATGCTAATTCTATGTCCGGAATCTTTAAGCTGAGGATAAGAGGATACAGTGACACTATCATACCAGGGGGATCATCAATTGCTCAGGATTCTCCGTTGGATGGTGCAACCGGCACACCAAACAAAGGAAGCAGGATGGACAAGAACACTGGGTCTTCTAAGTTGGGCAACAAGAAGGCTGTCAGAAAACCTGTAAACTTGGAGAAAATTGAGCATGAACTCAGTTATTTGAGAAGGAACTCAACTGGCAATTTAGGTATTGAAATGGGTGACTCCAAGGTCTTGCCACGTCATGTGAGTGTTCCAACAGGTTCTTCTGACGCTAACAAAGATGGTGTGGAACTCAACTGTAAAACAAAGGCGAGGACTCACATGTCCAAAACATCTGTAACTTCATCaggagaaaattcaaaattggcTACAACTGTGAAGTGGCAGATACGGAAGAAACCACTACACTCAACTAAACTACCTGCAAATTTCAGAAGGCAGAAAACTTCTCATGGAAAGGAAATGCAAGCATGCACCAAAAGATTAGCCGTTTCTGCAAGGCATCGAAGTGATTTGAAGCTGAAACCTCTTGGAGAAAATGATTATTCTGTGTCAAGAAGCAACAAACTAAGCAGAAGAAGATACAGTGACAGTCTTATGACAGGGGTTTCGCTAACACTTAAGGGGTCTATATTGGATGATGCGACCACCAAAACAAACACAGGAAGCAGGATGGATAAAGACACTGCATCTTATGAGTTGAGCAAGAAAACGGATGTTGGCATGCCAGTGAACCTGGACAAAATTGAGTCCGGAGTCGGCTATTTGAGAAGGAACTCAACTGGAAGCTCAGGTATTGAAATAGGTGAATCCAAGGTCTTGTCATGTTCTCCAAGTGTTCCAACAGGTTCTCGCCAAGAAGTTCGCAAATACACAGTTGCAAGTGATCTTAAAAAGAAGGTGAGGACTCTCCAGCGCACAAGACCTGTAGCAGCATCAGGAGAAATCCCAGAAATGGCTAGAACTATGAAGTTGCAGATAGGGAAGAAACCATTAAGCTCAACCAAGCTCCCAAATTTCAAGAGCCAGACAACTTTTCGAACCCAGGGAAAGAAAATCCCAGCATCCACCAAAATAGCTGTCGAAAAAGGATCCTCCGGGTTGAGCAAGAAGAAGGATGCCATAACTATTTCCCACTCTACAAGAATTTCTGTGAAGAGGGTATCAGGCAAAAAGTTAAATAACAATTCCCCCGGAATGGTATCTCAACGCAATAAGCAGATTAGTCTTCCTGGTAAAACAGGCAAAGTGATTCGTAAAGATGATCCAGACAAGGTATCTCATATGAATAATTTGACTAGCCTTGCACGAACGAAGAAAGTGCAACCAAATCATCAAAGCTTTCCAAACAAAGCATCTCAACTTAGAAAATCGGCTAGTCTTAAACGAGGCAAGATGGAGCTAGGAAGTAACAGGAGTGTTCCAAAGGGGACATTGTCCATCAGAGAATCAAAGACAAAAATCCAGACCATACAGATCTCTCTGGAAAATCGGAAGAGAGTCTCGCCTTTAGATAGGCATGGCCCAATAAGAGGAAAGAAACCGTCACCCCATCTCTCCCCATCATCTTCTCTACATTCTGATGGCAGTAGCTCCAGAAAACATGGCAACAGGAAAGCCTCCCTATCATCAACTTCCGCATGCGAGTCTGTTAATGGTGATGCAATATTCAGCAGTTCCAAGAAAAGTGGAACCACATGCCCAAACCAAGATATAAAAGCTGGAAGGGCTGCAATTTGCAGTCCTAAAAATCTCATGTTCAGGAGAggaaaaataattgattatcAGTCTGAGAAACTCAGCCCAAGGAGACTAAAATTCAGGCCGCCCAAAATACTAGAGAACAACGGGAATGGAAGTGATCTTGTTAGAGGAAGAAGCTCTAGGAGATTTATTGCTTATGGAAAGTCAAATGCTGCCAAAGATGAAACTATGAGAGTTAATCTTCGACACCAATCTAGACGAGACAAAAAAGAGGCTCCAATCTTATTCAACAATGTGATCGAAGAGACTGCAACCAAGCTTGAGGAGACCCGGAGAAGCAAGGTCCAGGCTTTGGTGGGTGCTTTTGAAACTGTAATCTCCCTTCAGGATCCAACATCCACACCGCCAATTATTTCCAGATGA